One Gadus chalcogrammus isolate NIFS_2021 chromosome 4, NIFS_Gcha_1.0, whole genome shotgun sequence DNA segment encodes these proteins:
- the c9 gene encoding complement component C9, with the protein MMSQNAFQLSVYGLFSTLTIFGQAMGNPLPDPEKVDCQYVRWSQWTTCNSCRNQRSRTRGITAFGQFEGQPCAGSLGEKEACSAQEACVNPPAPNCSISEFQCESGTCIKKNLECNYDIDCEDQSDEDCEGPPRKPCRSRELDTNRHGRSAGYGINILGSSPAQNPFYNEYFHGFCSQMWDPTQQAQIRLPWNVAVLNYETNVEETATNEVYSNSDSLVNEVLKENSHNIDGGLSFKFGIGLMSAGGGIEVGHETSDIVREVRGTTTTKSQRFVRVKGRVQFASFRMRPRSLRVADEFLNEVRFLPLQYEKKAYFDFMEIYGTHYTRYGKFGGEYQLVYVLNNEVITKKDVNEETLKKCLSVGANLEAAGIVSANIKNKDCDSVTTKKEGDNTQEAMVDKVHVFVKGGDIAAAAAMRTTVQKEGTMDADVYREWAQSIINNPALIHSEPEPIYTVIPLDMPDASTRVAHLKRAIADYVAEYNMCKCQPCQNGGTVALVDGLCLCLCPHMFDGLACQNFKPEGAHINLPRPRVAQLGNWGCWSSWSACLHDRHRLRSRTCTEGLHGAGCSGSAQGREEC; encoded by the exons ATGATGTCCCAAAACGCTTTTCAGCTTAGCGTCTATGGCCTGTTTTCCACTCTGACTATTTTTGGACAGGCAAT gGGGAACCCGTTGCCTGATCCAGAAAAAGTGGATTGTCAATACGTCCGTTGGTCTCAGTGGACTACGTGCAATTCGTGCCGCAATCAGAGG AGTCGAACTCGAGGGATCACAGCATTCGGACAGTTCGAAGGGCAGCCTTGTGCCGGATCACTAGGGGAGAAAGAGGCCTGCTCCGCGCAGGAGGCGTGTGTCAATCCACCAGCCCCAAACTGCAGCATCTCGGAGTTCCAGTGCGAGTCGG gcaCGTGTATAAAGAAAAATCTAGAATGCAACTACGATATCGACTGTGAGGACCAATCGGATGAGGACTGTGAGGGCCCGCCGCGGAAACCGTGTCGTAGCAGGGAGCTTGATACCAACCGACACGGCAGAAGTGCGGGATACGG GATCAACATCCTGGGCTCTTCCCCGGCACAAAACCCCTTCTACAACGAGTACTTCCACGGATTCTGCAGTCAGATGTGGGACCCCACACAGCAGGCGCAGATTAGACTTCCGTGGAACGTTGCAGTGCTCAACTATGAG acAAATGTCGAGGAAACAGCTACTAATGAAGTCTACTCGAACAGCGACAGCCTCGTTAACGAAGTTCTGAAAGAAAACAGTCATAACATTGACGGAGGACTGAGCTTCAAGTTCGGGATAGGGCTCATGTCAGCAGGCGGCGGCATCGAGGTCGGACATGAAACATCGGACATAGTGAGAGAAGTCCGTGGGACCACCACGACGAAG AGCCAGAGGTTCGTCAGGGTGAAGGGCAGGGTGCAGTTCGCCAGCTTCCGGATGCGTCCGCGGAGCCTGCGCGTGGCCGACGAGTTCCTCAACGAAGTTCGGTTCCTGCCCCTCCAGTACGAGAAGAAAGCCTACTTTGACTTCATGGAGATATACGGAACGCACTACACGCGCTACGGCAAGTTCGGAGGGGAGTACCAGCTGGTGTACGTGCTCAACAATGAGGTCATCACCAAGAAGG ACGTGAATGAAGAGACACTGAAAAAATGTCTATCAGTTGGCGCAAATCTAGAAGCGGCCGGCATAGTCTCGGCCAATATCAAAAATAAGGATTGTGATTCAGTTACGACCAAAAAAGaag GGGACAATACGCAGGAGGCCATGGTGGATAAGGTGCACGTATTTGTGAAAGGAGGCGACatagcagccgccgccgccatgaGAACAACCGTCCAGAAGGAAGGGACGATGGATGCCGACGTGTACAGAGAGTGGGCTCAGTCGATCATAAACAACCCCGCCCTGATCCACAGTGAG CCGGAGCCGATCTACACCGTGATCCCGCTGGACATGCCTGACGCCAGCACCCGGGTGGCCCACCTGAAGCGCGCCATCGCGGACTACGTGGCCGAGTACAACATGTGCAAGTGCCAGCCGTGCCAGAACGGGGGCACGGTGGCGCTCGTCGACGGCCTTTGCCTGTGTCTCTGCCCGCACATGTTCGACGGCCTGGCCTGCCAGAACTTCAAACCCGAGGGAGCGCACATTAACT TGCCGCGGCCCAGGGTGGCCCAGCTGGGGAACTGGGGCTGCTGGAGCTCCTGGTCGGCATGCCTGCACGACCGCCACCGCCTCCGCTCCCGCACCTGTACCGAGGGCCTGCACGGGGCCGGCTGTAGCGGGTCCGCCCAGGGCCGGGAGGAGTGCTGA
- the fbp1b gene encoding fructose-1,6-bisphosphatase 1b: protein MSDKGAFDTNVVTLTRFVLEEGRKAQGTGELTTLLNSICTAVKAISTAVRKAGIANLYGIAGNTNVTGDQVKKLDVLSNDLVINMIKSSFTSCVLVSEEDEKAIIVEPDKQGKYIVCFDPLDGSSNIDCLVSIGSIFAIYRKTTDGAPSENDALQPGRKMVAAGYALYGSATMMVLSTGQGVNCFMLDPSIGEFILTDKDVRIKKKGKIYSLNEGYAQHFNPDVTEYLQKKKYPTDGSAPYGARYVGSMVADVHRTLVYGGIFLYPANVKSPKGKLRLLYECNPMAFIIEQAGGLATTGSVSVLDIQPTNIHERCPVVLGSPDDVQEYLAIFKKHVK, encoded by the exons ATGTCCGACAAGGGGGCCTTCGACACCAACGTGGTGACCCTGACCCGGTTCGtcctggaggaggggaggaaggcgCAGGGCACCGGGGAGCTCACCACCCTGCTTAACTCCATCTGCACCGCGGTGAAAGCAATCTCCACCGCTGTGAGGAAGGCAGGCATCGCTAACCT CTATGGCATCGCTGGGAACACTAACGTGACTGGTGACCAGGTGAAGAAGCTGGACGTGCTGTCCAATGACCTGGTCATCAACATGATCaagtcctccttcacctcctgtgtgttggtgtcagaGGAGGACGAGAAGGCCATCATTGTGGAGCCAGacaagcag GGTAAATACATTGTTTGTTTCGATCCTCTGGACGGCTCGTCAAACATTGACTGTCTCGTATCAATCGGATCAATCTTTGCCATCTATAGAAAA ACCACAGACGGCGCGCCCAGCGAGAACGACGCCCTGCAGCCCGGGAGAAAGATGGTTGCTGCGGGTTACGCCTTGTACGGGAGCGCCACCATGATGGTGCTCTCAACCGGGCAAGGGGTCAACTGCTTCATGCTGGACCCG TCCATCGGTGAGTTTATACTCACTGACAAAGACGTGAGGATCAAGAAGAAGGGAAAGATCTACAGTTTGAACGAAGGATACGCACAGCATTTCAACCCTGATGTCACTGAGTACCTGCAGAAGAAGAAGTACCCAACG GACGGCTCTGCTCCATACGGCGCTCGCTACGTGGGCTCCATGGTGGCCGACGTCCACAGAACTCTGGTCTATGGAGGAATCTTCCTGTACCCCGCCAACGTCAAGAGCCCCAAAGGCAAG CTCAGGCTGCTGTATGAGTGCAACCCCATGGCCTTCATCATCGAGCAGGCAGGGGGGCTAGCCACCACGGGCAGCGTGAGCGTGCTGGACATCCAGCCCACCAACATCCACGAGAGGTGTCCCGTGGTGCTGGGCTCCCCCGACGACGTGCAGGAGTACCTCGCCATCTTCAAGAAGCACGTGAAGTGA